One segment of Burkholderia multivorans ATCC BAA-247 DNA contains the following:
- the fhuB gene encoding Fe(3+)-hydroxamate ABC transporter permease FhuB, whose product MTTTVAIRKRTQAAHAAAGRRAGRIAIGAIVLIALVAAMRVAPDLLAWWRAAPGSDAAALAHVFLFDLGLPRIAAALVAGGCLGIAGALFQSLTRNPLASPDLLGVTGGAQLGLLASMLVPALAGVASVPLLFVCGLAAAACAIAAAGGWRATPLRLVLAGSVCMLLFAALSTLVLAFFEQNIAGAALWANGSLYQPGAAGLALAARWLVAPLVALPFVMRPLDPLALGDDAAAAAGVRVDATRLAATVVAVAFTSVAVSIAGPLSYVGLVAPNLIRQIRGARAARLGALVPLSALAGAALVLVTDSAVLASGLDATLSTGVAIALVGTPLMLTMIRRGAAWSGVLHGQPERAAGGRSTRIVGWLERLGWPLRSALFAAVALVVVYVGVSSGPEWLAPARWFAASTGHDPLARMLLDLRMPRLLCALLAGALLAVSGVAMQSVVRNPLAGPEVLGVTQGAGLVTLFALSAWPLIGHVGLAAAALSGGGLSLAITLALNHRHRYAPLAVALTGIVTGALWTTLAQWLITQESVQPARFVVWLVGGTYGRSWGEVSMLVPWCVLAVPVFAWLAKPLDMLALGDDQAAALGLPVAMLRPLALTIATLAACAAVAAVGPIGFIGLMAPHVATMLGARRHRTRLWLAAACGALILAAADLAARTLVAPREVPAGVLTALIGAPYLLGLLILEARRTRRAAR is encoded by the coding sequence ATGACGACGACGGTCGCGATACGCAAGCGCACGCAGGCCGCGCACGCCGCAGCCGGTCGCCGAGCCGGCCGGATCGCGATCGGCGCGATCGTGCTGATCGCGCTCGTCGCGGCGATGCGCGTCGCGCCCGATCTGCTTGCCTGGTGGCGCGCCGCGCCCGGCAGCGACGCGGCCGCGCTCGCGCACGTGTTCCTGTTCGATCTCGGTTTGCCGCGTATCGCGGCTGCGCTCGTCGCCGGCGGCTGCCTCGGCATCGCGGGCGCGCTGTTCCAGTCGCTGACGCGCAATCCGCTCGCGTCGCCGGACCTGCTCGGCGTGACGGGCGGCGCCCAGCTCGGGCTGCTCGCGTCGATGCTCGTGCCCGCGCTCGCGGGCGTCGCGTCGGTGCCACTGCTGTTCGTCTGCGGACTCGCGGCGGCGGCCTGCGCGATCGCGGCGGCCGGCGGCTGGCGCGCGACGCCGCTGCGGCTCGTGCTCGCGGGCAGCGTCTGCATGCTGCTGTTCGCCGCGTTGTCGACGCTCGTGCTCGCGTTTTTCGAGCAGAACATCGCGGGCGCCGCGCTGTGGGCGAACGGCAGCCTGTATCAGCCCGGTGCGGCCGGGCTCGCGCTCGCCGCGCGCTGGCTCGTCGCACCGCTCGTCGCCTTGCCGTTCGTGATGCGGCCGCTCGATCCGCTCGCGCTCGGCGACGACGCGGCGGCCGCGGCCGGCGTGCGCGTCGATGCGACGCGGCTCGCCGCGACGGTCGTCGCAGTCGCGTTCACGAGCGTCGCGGTCAGCATCGCGGGACCGCTGTCGTATGTCGGCCTCGTCGCGCCGAACCTGATTCGCCAGATCCGCGGTGCGCGCGCGGCGCGGCTCGGTGCGCTCGTCCCGCTGTCCGCACTCGCCGGCGCAGCGCTCGTGCTCGTCACCGACAGCGCGGTGCTCGCGTCGGGACTCGATGCGACGCTGTCGACCGGCGTCGCGATCGCGCTGGTCGGCACGCCGCTGATGCTGACGATGATCCGGCGCGGTGCGGCGTGGTCGGGCGTGCTGCACGGGCAGCCCGAGCGCGCGGCCGGCGGCCGGTCGACGCGCATCGTCGGCTGGCTCGAACGGCTCGGCTGGCCGCTGCGCTCCGCGCTGTTCGCCGCGGTCGCGCTCGTCGTCGTATACGTCGGCGTGTCGTCCGGGCCGGAATGGCTCGCGCCGGCGCGCTGGTTCGCCGCGTCGACCGGGCACGATCCGCTCGCGCGCATGCTGCTCGATCTGCGCATGCCGCGGCTGCTGTGCGCGCTGCTCGCCGGCGCGCTGCTTGCGGTGAGCGGCGTCGCGATGCAGAGCGTCGTGCGCAATCCGCTCGCGGGGCCGGAAGTGCTCGGCGTTACCCAGGGCGCGGGGCTCGTCACGCTGTTCGCGCTGTCCGCGTGGCCGTTGATCGGCCACGTCGGGCTCGCGGCCGCCGCGCTGAGCGGCGGCGGACTGTCGCTCGCGATCACGCTCGCGCTCAATCATCGCCATCGCTATGCGCCGCTCGCGGTCGCGCTGACCGGCATCGTGACGGGCGCGCTATGGACCACGCTCGCGCAATGGCTGATCACGCAGGAAAGCGTGCAGCCCGCGCGCTTCGTCGTCTGGCTCGTGGGCGGCACGTACGGCCGCAGCTGGGGCGAGGTGTCGATGCTCGTGCCGTGGTGCGTGCTCGCGGTGCCTGTCTTCGCGTGGCTCGCGAAGCCGCTCGACATGCTTGCGCTCGGCGACGACCAAGCCGCCGCGCTCGGCCTGCCGGTCGCGATGCTGCGGCCGCTCGCGCTGACGATCGCGACGCTCGCCGCGTGCGCGGCCGTCGCGGCGGTCGGGCCGATCGGCTTCATCGGACTGATGGCGCCGCACGTCGCGACGATGCTCGGCGCGCGCCGTCATCGCACGCGGCTGTGGCTCGCGGCCGCCTGCGGTGCGCTGATTCTCGCCGCCGCCGATCTCGCGGCGCGCACGCTGGTCGCGCCGCGCGAAGTGCCGGCCGGCGTGCTGACCGCGCTGATCGGCGCGCCGTACCTGCTCGGGCTGCTGATTCTCGAGGCGCGCCGCACGCGGCGCGCGGCGCGATGA
- the fhuF gene encoding siderophore-iron reductase FhuF — translation MTGLRDGARATRFSTFAPEPFAAHLDVVWLGMPDDAQRGGRRIVPVTALAEHRDAIVDAMVRHYGGDPARHTRALVSQWSKYYFGRAVPAGVVAALTLGRPLDMTPERTFVALDDGMPGALYFAADALGAPCDEPARRHAGLVAHLRATIALLAGIGGVTQRVLWSNAGNLLDFLFDRYRTLPCAIDRARDAEWLFGATCVDGEPNPLRLPVRDVVPRSPLLPTPFRARRVCCLRYEIPGETQLCGSCPLLLTMDDAALAEQDAIR, via the coding sequence ATGACCGGGCTGCGCGACGGTGCACGCGCGACGCGTTTCTCGACCTTCGCGCCCGAGCCGTTCGCGGCGCATCTCGACGTCGTGTGGCTCGGCATGCCGGACGACGCGCAGCGCGGCGGCCGCCGGATCGTACCGGTCACCGCGCTGGCCGAACACCGCGACGCGATCGTCGATGCGATGGTCCGTCATTACGGCGGCGATCCGGCACGCCATACGCGTGCGCTCGTGTCGCAGTGGAGCAAATACTATTTCGGCCGCGCGGTGCCGGCCGGCGTCGTTGCCGCGCTGACGCTCGGCCGGCCGCTCGACATGACGCCCGAGCGCACGTTCGTCGCGCTCGACGACGGGATGCCCGGCGCGCTGTATTTCGCCGCGGACGCGCTCGGCGCGCCGTGCGACGAGCCGGCGCGCCGCCATGCGGGGCTCGTCGCGCATCTGCGTGCCACGATCGCGCTGCTCGCCGGCATCGGCGGCGTCACGCAGCGCGTGCTCTGGAGCAACGCGGGCAATCTGCTCGACTTCCTGTTCGATCGTTACCGGACGCTGCCGTGCGCGATCGACCGTGCACGCGATGCCGAGTGGCTGTTCGGTGCGACGTGCGTCGACGGCGAACCGAATCCGCTGCGGCTGCCAGTGCGCGACGTGGTGCCGCGCTCGCCGTTGCTGCCGACGCCGTTTCGCGCGCGCCGCGTGTGCTGCCTGCGCTATGAAATTCCTGGAGAAACGCAACTGTGTGGAAGCTGTCCTCTGCTGCTGACGATGGACGACGCGGCGCTGGCCGAGCAGGACGCGATCCGATGA
- a CDS encoding ABC transporter substrate-binding protein codes for MTDAGRRRALAQLAASACCGAFAAFGGFGVFGAPARAADAPPASRRALSLAGNPVVSQASATMPVRPQRVVALDFMFAESVVALDLIPVGMADTAFYPGWLGYESARIAHVTDIGSRQEPGLEAIAAVRPDLIIGVGFRHAPIFDALDRIAPTILFQFSPNVSEGGVPVTQLDWMRQIFRTIGTVTGRDARARAVEAQLDAGLARNAARLSAAGRAGERIALLQELGLPDRYWAYTGNSTAAGLARALGLVPWPKKPTREGTIYVTSADLLTQRDLAILFVTATALDVPLSAKLDSPVWRFVPAWREHRIAMIERNIWGFGGPMSALKLADVMTDTMLALPAVR; via the coding sequence ATGACGGATGCGGGACGCCGACGTGCGCTCGCGCAACTCGCCGCCAGCGCGTGCTGCGGCGCGTTCGCTGCGTTCGGTGGATTCGGCGTATTCGGTGCGCCTGCGAGGGCGGCCGATGCGCCGCCCGCATCGCGCCGCGCGCTGTCGCTCGCCGGCAATCCGGTCGTGTCGCAGGCGAGCGCGACGATGCCCGTACGGCCGCAGCGCGTGGTCGCGCTCGACTTCATGTTCGCGGAAAGCGTCGTCGCGCTCGATCTGATCCCGGTCGGGATGGCCGACACGGCGTTCTATCCGGGCTGGCTCGGCTACGAGAGCGCGCGTATCGCGCACGTGACCGACATCGGGTCGCGGCAGGAGCCCGGCCTCGAGGCGATCGCGGCCGTCAGGCCCGACCTGATCATCGGCGTCGGCTTCCGGCATGCACCGATCTTCGACGCGCTCGACCGCATCGCGCCGACGATCCTGTTCCAGTTCAGCCCGAACGTGTCGGAAGGCGGCGTGCCGGTCACGCAGCTCGACTGGATGCGGCAGATCTTCAGGACGATCGGCACGGTGACCGGTCGCGACGCGCGTGCGCGCGCGGTCGAAGCGCAACTCGACGCGGGGCTCGCGCGCAATGCGGCGCGTCTGTCGGCGGCCGGCCGCGCGGGCGAGCGCATCGCGCTGCTGCAGGAGCTCGGACTGCCGGACCGTTACTGGGCGTACACCGGCAACAGCACCGCGGCCGGGCTCGCGCGTGCGCTCGGTCTCGTCCCGTGGCCGAAAAAGCCGACACGCGAAGGGACGATCTACGTGACCTCGGCCGATCTGCTCACGCAGCGCGATCTGGCGATCTTGTTCGTGACCGCGACGGCGCTCGACGTGCCGCTGTCCGCGAAGCTCGACTCGCCGGTGTGGCGTTTCGTGCCGGCATGGCGCGAGCATCGGATCGCGATGATCGAGCGCAATATCTGGGGCTTCGGCGGGCCGATGTCGGCGCTGAAACTCGCCGACGTGATGACCGATACGATGCTGGCGCTGCCGGCCGTGCGCTGA
- a CDS encoding cyclic peptide export ABC transporter, protein MTAAHEPTSPPSPDAAPARPATRLILALLRESRASFALALVACVLNGIASVLLVATLNRALAQPDAADAALAWRFALCAVIALVTRIVSGTLFARLSQDTMARLRVHLARRVGAAELRDIERIGAAPVQSVLTDDATNVSMLFFALPNLVMHGSIVFGCLGYLAWLSWPVCLLALAAIVAGSLGYHTGDRRAIASLEAAGRAQDRLFGYLGALFSGAKELKLHDARARQFVDGQLGAAIGEVRDHRRRAFSAYAVGVGWIIFLFYAFLGVASFWPALGVHADPAAAAGYVVVFLFMLVPLDGLLNNLPTVNAARVSLARIEGVMAEFGALRTVPPASEAPDVPPAGAIALRGVTHAYFHERDERMFRIGPVDLTIRPGELVFIVGGNGSGKTTLAKVLTGLYEPEEGTIEVDGRAIGWRERAAYRQRFSAVFNDFHLFDALIGIVDPDDPDRAQADARANALIAKLALDHKVKVVDGAFSTRALSTGQRKRLALVVAYLEDRPFYLFDEWAADQDPTFKAVFYEQLLPELRARGKAVIVITHDDRYFGLADRLLKLENGRIVSDTSPVRTRAHDGVDALST, encoded by the coding sequence ATGACCGCCGCCCACGAGCCCACTTCCCCGCCGTCTCCCGATGCCGCGCCCGCCCGCCCCGCGACGCGCCTGATCCTCGCGCTGCTGCGCGAAAGCCGCGCGTCGTTCGCGCTCGCGCTCGTCGCCTGCGTGCTGAACGGCATCGCGAGCGTGCTGCTCGTCGCGACACTGAACCGTGCGCTCGCGCAGCCCGACGCGGCCGACGCCGCGCTCGCGTGGCGTTTCGCGCTGTGCGCGGTGATCGCGCTCGTCACGCGGATCGTGTCGGGCACGCTGTTCGCGCGGCTGTCGCAGGACACGATGGCGCGGCTGCGCGTGCATCTCGCGCGCCGCGTCGGCGCGGCCGAGCTGCGCGACATCGAACGGATCGGCGCGGCGCCCGTGCAGTCGGTGCTGACCGACGACGCGACGAACGTATCGATGCTGTTTTTCGCGCTGCCGAACCTCGTGATGCACGGCTCGATCGTGTTCGGCTGCCTCGGCTATCTCGCGTGGCTGTCGTGGCCCGTCTGTCTGCTCGCGCTCGCGGCCATCGTCGCCGGCTCGCTCGGCTATCACACCGGCGACCGCCGCGCGATCGCGTCGCTCGAAGCGGCCGGTCGTGCGCAGGACCGTCTGTTCGGCTATCTCGGCGCGCTGTTCTCCGGCGCGAAGGAACTTAAGCTGCACGACGCGCGCGCGCGCCAGTTCGTCGACGGCCAGCTCGGCGCCGCGATCGGCGAAGTGCGCGATCATCGGCGCCGCGCGTTCAGCGCGTATGCGGTCGGCGTCGGCTGGATCATCTTCCTGTTCTATGCGTTTCTCGGCGTCGCGTCGTTCTGGCCGGCGCTCGGCGTGCACGCCGACCCGGCTGCCGCGGCCGGCTACGTCGTCGTGTTCCTGTTCATGCTCGTGCCGCTCGACGGGCTGCTGAACAATCTGCCGACCGTCAATGCCGCGCGCGTGTCGCTCGCACGCATCGAAGGCGTCATGGCGGAATTCGGCGCACTGCGCACGGTGCCGCCGGCGAGCGAGGCGCCCGACGTGCCGCCGGCCGGCGCCATCGCGCTGCGCGGCGTCACGCATGCTTACTTCCACGAACGCGACGAGCGGATGTTCCGGATCGGACCGGTCGACCTGACGATCCGCCCCGGCGAGCTCGTGTTCATCGTCGGCGGCAACGGCAGCGGCAAGACGACGCTCGCGAAAGTGCTGACGGGCCTGTACGAACCCGAAGAAGGCACGATCGAAGTCGACGGCCGCGCGATCGGCTGGCGCGAGCGCGCGGCGTACCGGCAGCGCTTCAGCGCGGTGTTCAACGATTTCCATCTGTTCGATGCGCTGATCGGCATCGTCGATCCGGACGATCCCGACCGCGCACAGGCCGATGCGCGCGCGAACGCGCTGATCGCGAAGCTCGCGCTCGACCACAAGGTGAAGGTCGTCGACGGCGCGTTTTCGACGCGCGCGCTGTCGACCGGCCAGCGCAAGCGGCTCGCGCTCGTCGTCGCCTATCTGGAGGATCGGCCGTTCTATCTGTTCGACGAATGGGCGGCCGATCAGGATCCGACCTTCAAGGCCGTGTTCTACGAGCAGCTGCTGCCCGAGCTGCGTGCGCGCGGCAAGGCCGTAATCGTCATCACGCACGACGATCGCTATTTCGGGCTCGCCGACCGCCTGCTGAAGCTCGAGAACGGACGGATCGTCAGCGATACGTCGCCGGTGCGCACGCGCGCGCACGACGGCGTCGATGCGCTGAGCACGTAA